CGCAAGCTGCATCCCGATCTCGAGATCGACTGGCTGGCGCAGCATCCCGTTACCAGAGTGCTCGAAGCGAGCGGCGAGCGCATCCATCCGGCCAGTGCGCTCCTCGCCAACGAGTCGGCGCACATCGAGGACGAATCGGCCGAGCACGACCTGCACTGCTTTCAGGCGCTGCGCCGCATGGACGAGATCCTGATCGCGAACTTCATGCTTTTCCACGACGTGGTCTCGGAGGAGCACTACGACCTCTGGATCGGCGACGAAGCGTGGGAGCTCGATTACTATCTGCACGAGAACCCGGAGCTGAAGCGCACACCGTACGCCTGGCTTACCGACTTCGTCGGCTACCTGCCGATGCCGGAAGGCGGCCGACGTGAAGCCTTCCTGACAGCGGACTACAACGCCGAGATGATCGAGCACGTCGAGCGCTATCGCTACGTGCGTGACCGCGCGATCTTCGTGGGCAACCCGGAGGACGTCGTGCCGGAGACGTTCGGCGCAGGTCTACCGGCGATTCGCGACTGGACCGAGAGCCATTTCCAGTTCTCCGGATACGTCACCGGGTTCGAACCGGTCGAGGACGCCGACCGCGCCGCGCTCCGGGCGCGGTTCGGATATCGCGACGACGAGCAGGTCTGCATCGTCACCGTCGGCGGCTCGGGCGTCGGCGCGCCGCTGCTGCGCCGCATCATCGAGGCGTATCCGCACGCCAAAGCGCGTCTCCCGGCGCTGCGCATGATCGTCGTCGCGGGCCCGCGCATCGATCCCCGCACGCTGCTCAGCGCTGCAGCCGTCGAAATACATTCCTTCGTTCCGCACCTTTACCAACGGCTGGCAGCCTGCGACATCGCGATCGTCCAAGGCGGACTGACGACGACGATGGAGCTCACCGCACATCGTCGCCCGTTTCTTTACTTCCCGCTTCACAATCACTTCGAGCAGAATTTCCACGTGCGCTATCGCCTCGAGCGCTACGGCGCCGGCCGCTGCATGCGGTACGACGAATGCGGCCCCGAGCAGATCGCCGAGGCGCTCGTCGACGAGCTCGGCCGAACTCCCGCCTACCGGCCCGTCGAGTCCGACGGCGCGGCGAAGGCCGCGGCCCTCATCGCAGCGCTGGTGTAGCCGCGACTCGCGTCGACCGGTCGCACGCCATCATGTCAAGACGCTACGGCGTGACGGCGCGTTTCCAGAGGTCGTAGGCGCGGCCGATCAGACCGCTTTGGGTCTGCGTCGCGGCTCGCGCTTCGTCTGCGGTGAGATAGTTCGGGGTCCCACCGAGGCGCAGCGCCTCGGCCTCCAGCAGGGCGTTCTGCGCGGTGTAGTACGCGCGGAAGACCGCTTCGGGCAGCGTCGAGCCCACCGCCACCATCCCGTGCCCGCGCATCAGCGCGACGTTCGCGCTGCCCAGCGTGCGCGCCAGCGCATCGCCGAGCGCGAGCGTCTTCACCAGCAGGTCGGTCCCCGTTCCGCCCGTGTCGCGAATCTCGAACACCGGCGCGCCGGCGCCGAGAAACGCCGCCATGTGAAAGACCGGCTGCAGTTTGACCTGCGAGACGCCGAACGGGATCACCGCCGGCGTGTGCGCGTGCACGATCGCCATCACGTCGGGACGCGCCTTGTAGATCGCGCCGTGGATGAACCGCTCGGCGTACGGCGTCGCGTAGTTGCGGTTCAGCGCGTTGCTGTCGAGGTCGTAGGTGAAGATGTCGTTCTCGGTGACGAGCGCGGGCGCCATGCTGCGCGCCAGCCAGTAGTTCTGCGCCGAGTGCGGGCTGCGCACGCTGACGTGGCCGTAGCCGTCGACGACGTTCTCGTGCGCGAGGATATGGTTCGCGAGCGCCAGATCCCCGAACGTCGGGGCCGGCGCGTCGGCGGCGAGCGCGGGCGCCGCGGCCGCGCACGACGCGGCCAGGACGCCGAGAAGAAACTGCGGTCTGTCCATGACCTGCGCTTCCGCGGGGGAAACCCGCATCCTCGCGAAAAGCGCGTTTTAGGAGGCTCCATGAAGCGACACGTCGTCGCCGCGCTCGCCGCGGCGCTGCTCACCACCGCCGCGGCCTCGGCGCAGTCGTATCCCGGCGATCCCGGCACCGGCGTCGAGCGCGGGATCGAGCAGGTGAACAACTCGGGCCAAGTCGGGACCGCGACGCTGTTCCACGCCGGGCCGAGCGCGACGCGCGTGCTCGTCGTGCTGCACGGAGCGCCGCCCGGGCGCGCGCAGTCGGTGCGCATCTACCGCGGCCAGTCGTGCGAGGACTTCGCGCCGGGCGGGCCGACGCATTTCTTGAACGACCTGAAGAACGGCACCTCGAGCTCGACCGTCAAGCTGCCGGAAGAGAAGTTGCTGTCGGGGAACTACAACGTCGTCGTCTTCTCGACGAACCGCGCGGGCGCGGGCGCGACCGCGTGCGGGCATCTCTACCCGGGCGCCGGATGAGGCCACTCGAAGAAAGCTTCACCGACCCCGTCGACGCGACGAAGGCCGAGTTCTCGCGGCGCGGTTTCGTCTCGCTCGGCGCCGGCGCCGCGCTCGCGGCCGGTAATGCCGCTGCGGCGAGCGCGCAGACCGATGGGTTGGGCAAGCCGCATCCGCCGCTCGTCGCCGAAGACGATCCGGCGATCGTCGTCTCGCGGCCGCGGCTCACGCCCGCCGCGGGCGGCGCGATCGGCGCGTATGCCGCGACGCCGCGCACGGTGAAGAGCACGACGCCCGGCGTGGTGGTGATCATGCACGCCTGGGGCGTCGACGCGCAGATCCGCGACACGGTTCGGCGCTACGCGAAAGCCGGGTTCATCGCAATTGCGCCCAACCTCTTCGAGCGCCTCAACGCGCCGAGCGGCGACGGCGTCAACGACTTCGACGTCTTCCGCCCGTACCTCAGCAAGCTGTTCACGCAGGGCTTCGTGCCGACCGACGTGCTCGCGGCGCACGGTTGGATCCCGGCGCAGGCGCGGGATGCGGCGATCGGGATCACCGGATTCTGCATGGGCGGCGGCATCGTGCTGCAGTCGATCATCGATTCGAAGGGCTTCGCGGCCGCCTCCATGTTTTACGGAAACGTCTTGCCCGGGGCAGACCCGAACGCTGCGCGGACACCGGCGACGTTCGATTTCGCCAGCCGCATCACCACCCCACTGATGGGCAGTTTCGGCGCGCGCGACACCTCGATCAAGCCCGATGACGTGCGCGCGATGTTCGCGCGGCTCAGCGCGCCGCACGACGTGAAAATTTACGACGAAGCGGGACACGCGTTCTTCGACGACACGCGCCCCAGCTACGTCCCGAGCGCGGCGGCGGACGCATGGACGCGCACGCTAACCTGGTTCCACAAATACCTGGGGTAGCACGCGGTGAGTCAGCCGCCGTAGATCAAGTCGAATACGCTGGTAGCCGTCGCGAGCCAGCGCTCGCGATCTTCTCTCGTCCATGGTTGCCCTTCAATAGGGATTGTCTGGTACAGCGCCGCGATAAGCGGATGCTTGGACCCGCCTGGCTCGGGAGCTGGCGAGGCACTATGGACGGTTGGCGTCGAATCGGCCGTCGGGCGGTCTTCCGCCGTCGTGGAGATTGTAGAGGAGCCGGGGAACTGCGGCTCCAGCAGCCGATCCGGGGCAACATTGAAGAAGCCCGCTTGCTTTGCCGAGCGCTGCATTACTTGCCGGGCGCGAGCTTTTTGCTTTGGCGCTACCCCCAGCTGCTCAAGTGCTGCCTCAAGGCCCGCATCGGGAGGAAGCTTCACACCTTTAAATTTTTCGTACAGTCTCTCGTACAGCGGAACCTGCAAGAAAGACCGTACACGCGCTGCCTTCTCGTTACCAGAAACAGCCTCATGCCCCAGCGGCAAGAGCTCAATTTTGCCGTCTCGGGATACGCGAATAAAGCCGAAAATCCGGGCCGCGCTTACTTTTTGGCGAAACGCGCCAGACTCTGTCCCGCCATGGCCAAGGTAACCCGCAAGGCGCGCCATGTCAGTGTGGCCGCCTGCGCGCTCGTAAACTGTGCGAGCAACCTGTACCGCATCGTCCTGCGATAGATAGGGGAAGGCTATCTGCGATCTACCTCGCTCTTCCGCCTGCTCTTGGGCTATCTCGTCCGTCTCCACAACTATGCCTCCACGCCTAATATTCGCATAGTTTGGAGTCATTGTCAATGCGGACACCAGACTCCACCGGGCGCCGCCACCCTCAGTCGGCATCAAGTCCGAGGCACATTGTCGCCGACAGCCTTGTGCGACGCAATGCTTAGGCGTATACTGGCCCTGGACGACGAACCCCGTCGTCCAGGGCGGTGGCCGAGTAGGAGAGGCACCAGCTGTTCCCCGCGGCGGACGCGGACCCAGAGGCTGGATGGAGGCAGGTTCGACTCCTGCCCGCCTTCCCTATTGCCTCTTTATACTGTACCACGCCGCATGGAGCCCCAGCGAAGCGTGCGCCGTCAGGATGGCGCCCAAAATGCCGGCTACATCTACGCCGGTTTGAAATCTCGCCGCGGGACATGCCGTGCGCAGTCACGTGCACGAGATATTTCCTACTTCCTTTCGCGGCGCGGCCGCGCCGATTGTGGCTGTGACCGCGATGCCGCGCGCAAATGCCTTTTCAATAGTAACGCGCGTAATCGCCGCCGCATTGTACCACGCACACGCTTCACTTGGTTAATAAATTGGAGTAGCGGCTTCGGACGCGGCGAATGACGCACCGATGGTCCACTCGGTCCTCGACGCACTCGATGCCCACGCCGCTATGCAGCCGAACGCGCTTGCGTTCGACGATGTGCCGTACGGCGTAGTGTGCGACGCTTCGCTACGCGTCGCAGCGAAGTTGCACGACGCCGGGCTGAAGCCGAGGGACCGGCTGGCGATCTATTCGGAGAACCGGCCGGGATTCGTCTACGCGTACCTGGGCGGCCTGCGCGCGGGCGCGATCGTCGTGACGGTAAACGTTCTTTACCGCACGTCCGATCTTGAGCATGTTCTCACCGATGCGGATCCGTCGGTCGTGTGCGTCTCGGAGCAGAGCGCGCAGTACGTGAGGCCGCGCGCGGGCCGCGCGGTCGTTGACTTGGCCGACGTCGAGCGGTGGGCGCACGACGCGACGATCATGCCGCTCGCCGATCCGCCGGCGATCCACGCCGGCGATGGCGCGATTCTAATCTACACCAGCGGAACGACGGGTCGCAGCAAGGGCGCGATGCTGACCCACTGCAACCTGGCGGCGATCGCGAGCGCGCTCGTCGAAGCGTGGCACTGGACCGCGAACGACACGCTGCTGCTCACGCTCCCGCTCTTTCACGTTCACGGCCTGGGCGCCGGGTTGAACGGAACGCTCGTCGCCGGCGGGCGCGTGCTGGTGCGCGAGCGGTTCGACGCGCCCGCGGTCGTCGCAGCGCTGGCGAACGGCGAGGCGACGATGTTCTTCGGCGTGCCGACGATGTACGTGCGCATCCTGGAAAACGCCGGCGAGGGCGTGCGCTTCGACCGTGTGCGGCTGTTCGTCTCGGGCTCCGCGGCGCTGCCGGCGAGCGTGCACGAAGAGTTCGACCGACGGTTCGGCGTCTCGATCCTCGAACGCTACGGCTCCACCGAGTTCGGCTTCGCGCTGAGCAACCGCTACGACGCGGCACGCCACGCGGGAACGGTCGGGTTCCCGCTTCCGCGCGTCGAAGTGCGGCTCGCCGATCCCGTGAGCGGCGCCGACGTCGCCCCCAGCGCGGCCGGCGAAATTCTGGTGCATGGCCCGAACGTCTTCAAAGGCTACTGGCGCAACGAGGCCGCGACCGACCGCGCGTTCGTGCGCGACGCGCAGGGCCGCCGCTGGTACAAGAGCGGCGACCTCGCAACGTTCCACCCCGAGCGCGGCTACGTAATCAACGGCCGCTTGAAGGAACTCGTGATCAGCGGCGGTTTCAACGTGTACCCGATCGAGGTTGAAGACGAGCTGTTGCGCTTGCCGGGGATTCGCGCCGCGGCAGTCGTCGGCCAACCCGATCCCGCCCGCGGCGAAATTCCGGTGGCGTTCCTCGAAACGGACGCGAGCTTCGATGCGGAGCAAACGCTCGCGACCCTCCGCGAGCGCCTCGCCAGCTTCAAAGTCCCCAAGCATCTCTATCCGATCGACGCCCTTCCCCGCAACGCCATGGGCAAAGTCGAAAAACCCCGCCTCCGTGAACTGTTGGCAAAGCCAAGTCCTGACAGCGAGTAGGCCGATCCCCTTTTCCCCGGATCCCGAACGCGAACCCGTCGGCGTGACGAGCATCGCGGCGAACTGCTTTGGATGAACGAGTAGACCATCGCGCCGATCAGGGGCCGGATTACCGTGCCTCGCCTCCCGTCTGATGAAGGGGTGCAGAAAACGGATCGCCCGGATGTCGCGTCGAACAGACGTACGAATGGGCTGCGGAGTGAGCTACCGGCTTGGCGGACAAGGCCGAGCGCAAGTCTGCAAAATGCCATACAGGTGGCATAACCAGGTAGGACGATCGGAGACATGATCCTCGCGCACCGCATCCGTCTCGATCCGACGAGCGCGCAGGAGGCATATTTTGCGCGCGCCTGCGGTGTTGCGCGCTTCGCTTACAATTGGGGGTTGGCCGAATGGCGGCGACAGTATGACTCCGGCGGCAAGCCGTCCGAAATCGCTCTGCGAAGACTACTTAATGCGATTAAGAACGAACAGTTTCCCTGGATGCGTCAGGTCACCAAGAATGCACCGCAGCAGGCGATCAAGAATCTCGGTCGGGCATATATCAACTTCTTCCGTGAACTCACGAAGTGTCGTCGTGGTGAGATTCCGCGAAAGGTTCGCGCTCCACGGTTCAAGAAAAAGGGTCGTCACGAATCATTCCGCGCCGACAATGGCCCCGACAAGCGGCACCCACATAACGTCATCACGGCAGGGAAATGGGTAAAGCTGCCGCTGATAGGGTGGCTCGCGATGCGCGAGGAGGTGCGCTTCGCCGGACGCATTCTTTCAGTGACAATCTCACGGCGAGCGGATCGCTGGTATGCCAGTTTCTGCATCGAAGTCGAATACGTGCCGGATCTCCGGACCGATGATTCCGTCGTCGGCGTGGACCTCGGCATCACCGCTCTCGTAACCCTCAGTGACCAAACCCCCAAAGTGTCGGGAGTTAAGGCGCTCCGGCGCTATCTCGATAAAGTTAGACGCCTCTCGCGGATTATTTCCCGTATGCGGCGCGGATCACGCAATTGTGGCAAAGCGAAAACCAAGCTTGCACGACTGCACACCCGCATCGCAAACATCCGGTCCGATGCCTTACACAAGGTCACGACGTACCTAACACGCTATCGAACGATTGCCATCGAGGATCTCAACGTAGCCGGCATGCTCAAGAACCGGCAACTCTCCCGTGCCGTTGGCGATGTCGGTTTCTTCGAGTTTCGTCGACAATTGGAATATAAAGCGGTGATGGCGGGTTCCACGGTAATTGTCGCGAGCCGTTGGTTTGCTTCTTCGAAGCTCTGCTCCAGTTGCGGAACGAAGAACGAGACGCTTACGCTTTCGGAGCGCACTTGGACGTGCCTATCGTGCGGCACCTCGCATGACCGCGACCGTAACGCGGCCGTGAACCTTGCACGTTACGCGGAGAGTTCACCCGCGTCAGCCTGTGGAGCGGAAGGCTCTGGCGACGGTCACCAGACGGTCGCGAAACCAGCCGCGTAGAAGCAGGAAGATATGCCTGGAAGAAATATCCACGCAGATCAGAACGGTGATTCGATCACCATCGTCCACTGCGCGGACGTCCATCTGGAGACGGCGTTTACCGAGGTGCGCGGCGGGGCGCGGCGGCGGGCCGCGCTTGCCGACGCGTTCGAGCGCGTCGTCGACCTTGCACTCGAGCGGCGCGCCGCGGCGCTGACGATCGGCGGCGACCTCTACGAGGCCGAGCGCGCCGGACCGCAGACGGCGCGCTTCGTGTTCGCGCAGCTCGCGCGCTTCGGCCGCCCGGTGTTCGTCGCACCGGGCAACCACGACCCGTACTCCGCCCGCGCGCTCTACGCGCGCGATGACCTGCCTGCCAACGTGCGCGTCTTCGCCGAACCGGCCTGGGCGCCGTACCCGCTGACTGACGAGGTGACGATCTACGGCTTCGGCCACGCGCCGGCCGAGCCGGGTCGGCCGTTCGCCGGCGCGCGGTTCGAGCGGCCGGGGACGCGGCTCGCGCTCGTCCACGGCAGCGACGAAGACCGCTGTCCGCCCGGGAAGCGCCCGACCGCGCCGTTCACGCTCGCCGAGATCGTCGCGTCCGGCGCGACCTGCGCCCTGGCGGGACACTATCACGGCGGCGCGGTGGTGAGCGACGCCGCCGGACCGCGACTCGCCTATCCGGGTTCGCCCGAACCGATCAAGTTCGGCGAGCGCGGCTCGCACGGCGCGCTGGTCGTCACGGTCGCCGGCGGCCGCGTCGCGACCGAGCCGGTCGAGCTGGCGCGCACGCGGCTGGTCGACCTCGACGTCTCGCTCGACGACGCCGCCAGCGAGCACGCCGTCCTCGCCGCGCTCGAAACCGCGCTGACGCCGTACGACCGCGACGATTTCCTGCGCGTTCGCCTGCACGGCACGGTCGCGCCGGGAACGCGCATCGACCGCGACCTGATCGCCGACCGCTTCGGCGGGAGCCTCGGCGCGCTGGAGCTCACCGACGTGACGGTCTCCGCCGATTACGCCGCGATCGCACGGGAGCCGAACGTGCGCGGCCGCGCCGTCGCCGATCTGTTGCAGCAGGCGGAGGACGGCGACGAGGACGCGCGCGCCGCGCTGCGCTACGCCGTCGCGGCCTTCGCCGGCTCGGAGCTTCGCCCGTGAGCCGTCGCGCGGCGTGAGAGTTCGCTCGCTGCACGTCCACGGCTTCGGGCGCTTGACCGAGTGCGCGTTCGAGTTCGCTCCGGGGCTCAACGTCGTGGTCGGCCCGAACGAGGCCGGCAAGTCGACACTCGGCGCGGCGCTGGTCGCCTCGCTCTACGGTCTGCAGCGCGGCGAGAAAGACCGCTGGCGCCCGTGGGCGGCGAACGCGGCGTACGCTTCGGTGTTGAAGTACGAGACCTCGGACGGCGCGCGCTGGGAAGTCCACCGCGCGTTCGAGCACGACACCAAAGGCGTGCGCGTCTACGACGGTGAGGGACGTGACGCCGCCGCGCGCGTCGGCGAAGGCCGCTCGCTGAGCCCCGGTGCCGCGCACTTGCAGATTTCGCTCGATGTCTTTCTCCAAACAGCCTGCGTGCGCGAGAGCGAGGTCGCGCTCGCGCGCGGCAGCGCGAACGACGTTTCGACCGCGCTGGCGCGCGCGCTTGGCGGCGGCCCGAAGGAAGACGCCGCACTCGGCGCGCTCGCGCGGCTCGACGCGGCGCTCAAAGCGCACGTCGGGAGCGAGCGCGCGCACAAGAACGCGCCGCTGAAGAAGCTGCGCGAGCTCGAGCTGCAGCAAGCCCGCGCCGCCGAAGACGCCCGCGCCGCGCTCGACGTCCTCGGCTCGCTCCGCGAGAAGATCGCCGCCGAGCGCGCGCAGCGCGACCACGACGCCGCGGCACTGGTCGAGCTGGAGCGCCGCGTGCAGGCGCTGCGCGCGGCGCACGTTCGCGCGCGGCTCGACGCGCTCAAAGAGTACCGCCGCGAGCTCGCCGCGCTGCAGAGCGCGCGGGCCACGTTCGACGACGTGGCGCAGTTTGCCGCCGAACGCGTCTCCGCACTCGACGACGCTTACCATTCGTGGCGCTCGGCGGCAAGCGTCGCCGAGGCGGCGGCGCGCGACGCGGCCGAGGAAGCGCTCAGCGAGGACGAGCGGCGCGAGCTCGAAGCGCGCCGCGCCGACGCCGGCGCGCTCGGCGACGAAGCGTACGATGCACTGCGCGCCGCCGCCGCGCAGGCCGACGCGGCGCACGCGCGCGCCGCCGCGGCCGCGCACGATGCTGCGGCCGCACGCCGCGAAGGCGACGGCGGTCGCGCGCTGGCCGGCGGGTTGGTGGCAAGCGCGTTCGTTGCGGCTCTCGGCGACGCTGCGCTGGCGATCGCGCACCTCTGGTCGGGGACGGCCGTCGCGAGCGTCGTTGCGATCGTGCTGGGGAGCGCGGCGTTCGCGCGTGCCCGCGCGCGCGCCGAGCGGCTGCGCGAAGCAGAAACGAAGCAGCGCATCTCGGACGCCGCGCTCGCCGACGAGCGCACCGCCGCGAGCACCGTCGCCGGCGTGCTGGAGCCGCTCGGCGTCGTGAGCGTCGACGAGCTCGTGCGCCGTCGCGAGCGGTTCGGCGCGCTCTCGATCCGTGAAGCGGCGGCGCGCAAAAGCGAGGCGCGCGCGCGGACAACGCGCGAGCAGGCCGAGGCCGAAGCGGCGCGCTTCGACGAGCTCGCCGCGGCGCTCGTCCCGGACGTCCCCGGCCCGCGCGACGCGCTGCGCGCCGCCGCCCACCACCGCGCCGCGCGCCGGCGCGAGCGCGACGGACTCGACGCGCGCCTCGCGATGCTCGCCCTCCGCCGCGGCGACATCCTGCACGGCGAGGACGACTTCGCGCTGGAAGCCGAGTACGCCGCGCTGATCGCGAGCGGCGTCGAACCGGCCGCGAGCGACGACCCTCACAAGCTCCGCGCGCTCGAGCGGGCGCGCGCCGAACGCGATGCGCGCGCCCGCCAAGCAGACCGCGTCGTCGCCGACCTCGAGGGCGAGCTGCGCGCCGGCGAAGCGAAGGTTCCCGACGTCGCCGCGCTCGACGAAGCGCTCGCCGCGACGCGCGCCGAGATCGCGCGGCTCGAAGCGTTCGCGCGCGCCGTCAAGCTGGCGCGAAAGACGATCGACGAACGCAAGGACGAAGCGCACCGCGCCTTCGCGCGCCGGCTCGAAGAGTACAGCGCCGGCGTGCTCGGCTCGATCACCGGCGGCCGCTACGGCGAGATCAAGCTGAACCCGACGACGCTCGCGATCAACGTCCGCGTTCCGGAGACGAACGCGTTCGCGGAGCTCGAACAGCTTTCGTCCGGCACGCGCGATCAGATCGCGCTGGTCGTGCGCTTTGCCACCGCGCGCATGTTCACCGAAGGCCTCGAATCGCCGCCGCTGCTGCTCGACGACCCGTTCTCGTTCTGGGACGCCGACCGCATCGCGCGCTGCCTTCCCGTGCTGATGCACGGCACGCACGACGCACAATGCATCCTCTTCACCACGAGCCCCGAGCTTGCGGCGGCAGCAGCCTCCGCGGGCGCAAATCGCATCGATCTGGCAGCACCAGCGAGAGTGCCCGCTTGACCAGAACGACGAACTTACGCGCTGACCTCGCGCATCAGCGGCGGGATCTCGGGCAACAGCTCGCGCGCGAGGAAGCCGAAGCCGATCCGTTCCGCGAGCACGTCGCCCGCGCGCGCGTGCAGGTACACGCCCCATGCTGCGGCGTGCAGCGGCAGCGTTCCGCGCGCCAGCAGGCCGCCGATGATTCCGGCGAGGACGTCCCCCGAACCGGAGGTCGCGAGGCCGGCGTTGCCGTGCTCGTTGCGCACGAGCTCGCCGTGCGGATCGGCGACGTAGGTCATCTCGCCTTTGAGCGCGACGACGGCGTTGAAGCGCCGCGCCGCATCGACGGCAAAGCGCGCGGGATCGGCTTCGATCTCGTCGCGAGATCGCTGTAGCATCGAGGCCATCTCGCCGCAATGCGGCGTGAGGACTGCCCGGCCCGCGAGGTGCGCGACCGCGTCGGTGCGGTCGGCGAAACACGCCAGCGCGGCGGCGTCGATCACCGCCGGCACCTCGAGCGCGCTCGCGACCGCGGCGATCAGCGCCGCCGACGCCGCCTCGTCGACCAGCCCCGGTCCGATCACCAGCGCGTCGGCGCGGTTGGCGCGCTCGGCGAGCGGCTTCGCGTTGGACGTCGCGACCGCGCCGGACGGCGTCTCGTCGAGCCCGACGACGAGCGCTTCGAGGACCGCACTGCCGACGTGCGCTGCAACCGATGCACAGGTACCGATCTGCAGCTTTCCGGCGCCGGCGCGCAAGGCCGCCGTCCCGGCGAGCACGGCCGCGCCCGGCATCTGCGGCGCGCCGGCGACGACGAAGACGCTGCCGCGCGCGTTCTTGTCGCCGCCGCCCGGCGGCGGGAGCCGCCATCCGCGCAGCAGCGCGCGGTCGAGCGCCTTACCCGCGGGCAATGGGAACGTCGGGCGCGGCGGTGACCAGCTCGCCCGCCTCTTCCATCGGCGCGACGACGTTGTAGCCGCGCAGCACCAGCGCGTCCGCCGCGCGGTCGAACCGGTACGTCGTGACCGCGCAGTTCGCGACGTCGCCTTGCCGGTCGATCGCAAGCAGCTGCTCTTCGGTCTGCCTCTCGAGGACGTAGCGCAGGCACAGCACGCAGACTTGGTGCGTGAGGATCGCGACGCGCTCGCCGGGATGCTCGCGCAGCAGCGACTCGGCGAAGCTTCGCAGCCGCAAGATGACGTCGGTCCAGCTCTCGCCGCCGGGCGGGCGGTAGTAGAACTTGCCGAGCGCGCGCCGCAACTCGGCTTGCTCCGGAAACTTCGCCTCGATCCCGGCGTGCGTGAGCCGGTCGAGGATGCCGAACTCTTTCTCGCGCAGCCGCTCGTCGATCTCGACCGGAACGTTGCGCCAGCCCGCTTCGCGCAAGGCGATCGCCGCCGTCTCGCGCGCCCGAAAATACGGCGAGGAAACGACCGCGTCGATCGGCTCGATGTGCCGCGCGCACCACGCTCCGAGCGCTGCGGCTTGCCGCTCGCCGAGCTTCGAGAGCGGGACGTCGCAGTCGCGCGTCGCCGCGATCTCGATCACCGGGGCGCCGGCCGCGAGCGCCTGCGCGCGCGCAACGTTTCCCGCGCTCTCCGCGTGCCGGATCAGGTACAGCTCGCTCGGCCAGCCGATCTTCACGAAGGCTGTCGTACCCTTCGCCGAGCTCAAGGTGACCGGAAGCTCGGGGCGAGGGGAACTACAACCCGATCTGCCGGGCGATCACCAAGCGCTGGACCTCGTTCGTCCCCTCGCCGATCTCGTTGATCTTCTGGTCGCGGTACATCCGCGAGACCGGGTACTCGTCCATGAAGCCGTAGCCGCCGTGGATCTGGACGGCCTCGTTCACCACCCGGCGCGAGACCTCGCCGGAGAAGAGCTTCGCCAGCGAGGCGTTCAGCTCGAAGGGCCGGCCCTCGTCCTTCTCCCACGCCGCCTTGAGCACCATCAGCTTGGCGTGCTCGATCTCCATCAGCATGTCGGCCAGCTTGAACTGGATCGCCTGGAACTTCGAGATCGGCTTGCCGAACTGGTGCCGCTCCTGCGCGTACTTGTACGCCTCGTCGTAGGCGCCCATCGCCAGCCCGACCGAGAGCGCGGCGACCGAGATGCGGCCGCCGTCCAGGATCGTCAGAAAGTTCTTCAGCCCCTTGCCCCGCCCGCCGAGCAGGTTCTCTTCGGGGACTTCGGCGTCCGCGAAGGAAAGCTCGCGGGTGTCGGACGCCCGCCAGCCCATCTTCGCGTACTTCTTCGAGCGGGTGAAGCCCGGGGTGTCCTGCGGGACGATGATGGTCGATATCTCCGCCCGGCCGCGGCCGTCGCGCCCGGTGACGGCGGTGATCGTCGTGCCGCCGGTGATCTCGGTCCCGCTG
Above is a genomic segment from Candidatus Eremiobacterota bacterium containing:
- a CDS encoding histidine phosphatase family protein codes for the protein MKIGWPSELYLIRHAESAGNVARAQALAAGAPVIEIAATRDCDVPLSKLGERQAAALGAWCARHIEPIDAVVSSPYFRARETAAIALREAGWRNVPVEIDERLREKEFGILDRLTHAGIEAKFPEQAELRRALGKFYYRPPGGESWTDVILRLRSFAESLLREHPGERVAILTHQVCVLCLRYVLERQTEEQLLAIDRQGDVANCAVTTYRFDRAADALVLRGYNVVAPMEEAGELVTAAPDVPIARG
- a CDS encoding NAD(P)H-hydrate dehydratase encodes the protein MPAGKALDRALLRGWRLPPPGGGDKNARGSVFVVAGAPQMPGAAVLAGTAALRAGAGKLQIGTCASVAAHVGSAVLEALVVGLDETPSGAVATSNAKPLAERANRADALVIGPGLVDEAASAALIAAVASALEVPAVIDAAALACFADRTDAVAHLAGRAVLTPHCGEMASMLQRSRDEIEADPARFAVDAARRFNAVVALKGEMTYVADPHGELVRNEHGNAGLATSGSGDVLAGIIGGLLARGTLPLHAAAWGVYLHARAGDVLAERIGFGFLARELLPEIPPLMREVSA
- a CDS encoding acyl-CoA dehydrogenase family protein, with the translated sequence MNFDLSDEQKAIRDLCREFAREEVAPQAERNDREERFPYELVRKMAELGLMGLPFPEKYGGAGADTVSYALAVMEIARADASTAITLAAHVSLGASPFLLFGTEKQKEEFLVPLARGERLWGFGLTEPGAGSDAGGTQTRAELRDGKWVINGTKAFITNSGTEITGGTTITAVTGRDGRGRAEISTIIVPQDTPGFTRSKKYAKMGWRASDTRELSFADAEVPEENLLGGRGKGLKNFLTILDGGRISVAALSVGLAMGAYDEAYKYAQERHQFGKPISKFQAIQFKLADMLMEIEHAKLMVLKAAWEKDEGRPFELNASLAKLFSGEVSRRVVNEAVQIHGGYGFMDEYPVSRMYRDQKINEIGEGTNEVQRLVIARQIGL
- a CDS encoding metallophosphoesterase, encoding MPGRNIHADQNGDSITIVHCADVHLETAFTEVRGGARRRAALADAFERVVDLALERRAAALTIGGDLYEAERAGPQTARFVFAQLARFGRPVFVAPGNHDPYSARALYARDDLPANVRVFAEPAWAPYPLTDEVTIYGFGHAPAEPGRPFAGARFERPGTRLALVHGSDEDRCPPGKRPTAPFTLAEIVASGATCALAGHYHGGAVVSDAAGPRLAYPGSPEPIKFGERGSHGALVVTVAGGRVATEPVELARTRLVDLDVSLDDAASEHAVLAALETALTPYDRDDFLRVRLHGTVAPGTRIDRDLIADRFGGSLGALELTDVTVSADYAAIAREPNVRGRAVADLLQQAEDGDEDARAALRYAVAAFAGSELRP
- a CDS encoding AAA family ATPase encodes the protein MRVRSLHVHGFGRLTECAFEFAPGLNVVVGPNEAGKSTLGAALVASLYGLQRGEKDRWRPWAANAAYASVLKYETSDGARWEVHRAFEHDTKGVRVYDGEGRDAAARVGEGRSLSPGAAHLQISLDVFLQTACVRESEVALARGSANDVSTALARALGGGPKEDAALGALARLDAALKAHVGSERAHKNAPLKKLRELELQQARAAEDARAALDVLGSLREKIAAERAQRDHDAAALVELERRVQALRAAHVRARLDALKEYRRELAALQSARATFDDVAQFAAERVSALDDAYHSWRSAASVAEAAARDAAEEALSEDERRELEARRADAGALGDEAYDALRAAAAQADAAHARAAAAAHDAAAARREGDGGRALAGGLVASAFVAALGDAALAIAHLWSGTAVASVVAIVLGSAAFARARARAERLREAETKQRISDAALADERTAASTVAGVLEPLGVVSVDELVRRRERFGALSIREAAARKSEARARTTREQAEAEAARFDELAAALVPDVPGPRDALRAAAHHRAARRRERDGLDARLAMLALRRGDILHGEDDFALEAEYAALIASGVEPAASDDPHKLRALERARAERDARARQADRVVADLEGELRAGEAKVPDVAALDEALAATRAEIARLEAFARAVKLARKTIDERKDEAHRAFARRLEEYSAGVLGSITGGRYGEIKLNPTTLAINVRVPETNAFAELEQLSSGTRDQIALVVRFATARMFTEGLESPPLLLDDPFSFWDADRIARCLPVLMHGTHDAQCILFTTSPELAAAAASAGANRIDLAAPARVPA